One stretch of Chitinophaga pendula DNA includes these proteins:
- a CDS encoding ComC/BlpC family leader-containing pheromone/bacteriocin, giving the protein MKKITQFKTLTRTDLKIVKGGGLTRGQIECPKQRCITEFGWPNCLPGVFCGCMKDLMCGSPF; this is encoded by the coding sequence ATGAAGAAGATCACCCAGTTTAAGACTTTAACAAGAACAGATCTCAAAATCGTTAAAGGTGGCGGTTTAACCCGCGGGCAGATCGAATGCCCCAAGCAAAGATGTATCACGGAGTTCGGCTGGCCTAACTGCTTGCCAGGTGTATTCTGCGGATGTATGAAGGACTTGATGTGCGGATCACCCTTCTGA
- a CDS encoding RNA polymerase sigma factor — protein MMSNDQTLIERAKSGDERAFQQLFDRYWRDLYRIAYQRVRAEADAQDLVQEVFIAFWKNIHTVKITDSVAGYLFIALRNKIFDFYEKQQVRLHYVLDQPFRAADTPEQPIDNIASKELRNILAAAIETLPDKMKEIYRLSREQQLTIAEMSSLLALSPQTVKNQLSTALQRIRKEVQRHYLLLL, from the coding sequence ATGATGAGCAATGATCAAACACTGATAGAAAGGGCCAAATCGGGAGATGAACGGGCCTTTCAACAATTATTTGATAGATACTGGCGGGACCTGTACCGCATAGCTTACCAGCGAGTGAGAGCCGAAGCCGACGCTCAGGACCTGGTACAGGAAGTCTTTATTGCCTTCTGGAAGAACATACACACCGTCAAAATCACCGACTCCGTAGCCGGATACCTCTTCATCGCACTCCGTAATAAGATATTCGACTTCTACGAAAAACAACAGGTCCGCCTACACTACGTACTCGACCAGCCATTTCGTGCCGCCGATACACCCGAACAGCCAATTGATAACATCGCCAGTAAAGAACTACGCAACATACTAGCCGCCGCCATCGAGACGCTGCCAGATAAAATGAAAGAAATATACCGCCTCAGCCGCGAACAACAACTCACCATAGCAGAAATGTCATCCCTGCTCGCACTCTCTCCGCAAACCGTCAAAAATCAACTCAGTACCGCATTACAGCGTATCCGGAAAGAAGTCCAGCGACACTATCTCCTCCTGCTCTGA
- a CDS encoding FecR family protein, whose product MDEQLLALIKKYNQGKCTPAEKQRLEDWYNATGMDNSEVPPPPGGWEAAGKVMWKEIRANQPARKARIRPIYWQVAAAAVILLAIAGLYRFWQQQQQWIVIRTAQGEIRQITLPDSSSVTMNGNAVLRYGRQWDPSKERQVWITGEAFFNVRHLHKKGATVIPVHRFLVHAGPTQVTVLGTSFNVKTQGDITRIILETGHIQLNHEKGHNSPVDMLPGEMVTVNIHNTTVKKEKINTTIYTAWKAGKLELNSTDFADIVKFITYNYGRKVGVYDTTLLHKRLSGGTVDTNDEQQLYSILSTILNVNIRQQGDSIIISHQ is encoded by the coding sequence ATGGATGAACAATTGCTGGCACTCATAAAGAAATACAACCAGGGCAAATGCACGCCTGCCGAAAAGCAGCGCCTGGAAGACTGGTACAACGCCACCGGCATGGACAATAGTGAAGTCCCCCCTCCACCAGGTGGATGGGAAGCAGCCGGTAAGGTCATGTGGAAAGAGATCCGCGCCAATCAACCGGCCAGAAAAGCCCGCATCCGGCCTATATACTGGCAGGTCGCCGCCGCCGCAGTCATACTCCTCGCCATAGCAGGATTGTACCGCTTCTGGCAGCAACAACAACAGTGGATAGTAATACGCACCGCACAGGGCGAGATCAGGCAGATCACCTTGCCCGATAGCTCCTCCGTCACCATGAATGGCAATGCCGTACTACGCTATGGCCGCCAATGGGACCCATCAAAAGAAAGACAAGTATGGATCACCGGAGAAGCCTTCTTTAACGTTAGACACCTGCATAAAAAAGGAGCTACCGTCATACCGGTACATCGTTTCCTGGTACATGCAGGTCCCACACAGGTCACCGTACTAGGCACCTCCTTTAATGTAAAGACACAGGGAGACATCACCCGCATCATACTCGAAACAGGTCATATTCAGCTAAACCATGAAAAAGGCCATAACAGTCCCGTCGACATGCTGCCGGGCGAAATGGTCACCGTCAACATACATAACACTACCGTTAAAAAAGAAAAGATCAACACCACCATATACACCGCTTGGAAAGCAGGCAAACTTGAACTAAACAGCACCGATTTTGCTGATATAGTGAAGTTCATCACATACAACTATGGACGGAAAGTAGGCGTGTATGATACCACCCTACTCCATAAAAGATTGTCCGGGGGTACAGTGGACACAAACGATGAACAACAGCTTTACAGTATTTTATCAACTATTTTAAATGTTAACATTCGCCAACAGGGCGACTCTATCATCATTTCTCACCAATAA